GGTTCGAGCTCCATCGTGATCATGCCCACCCTCCAGCAGGCCAAGATCAAACCGGGGGTCTCGAACCTCCTGAACCTCGAATCGGCCTTCACCGACGTCTTCTGCGTGGTGGGGACCAGCGCCCTGTTGGATCTCTTCACATCCAATGGCGGGAGTTCCCCCTTCGGCGCCTTGACGCGATCCTTCGGACTGGGCCTCTTCTTCGGCCTGGGGGCGGGGGCGGTCTGGCTCCTGGCCTTGAAACCCCTTCGTTCCATCAATCAGCCCTACGCGGTGACCCTTTCCTTCCTGATCCTCCTTTATGTATTGGTGGACCGGAGCGGCGGGTCGGCGGCCCTGGCCATCCTGGCCTATTCGGTCGTCGTCGGGAACGCGGGTTGGATCTCACGGAAACTGAAGCTCACCGAACCCCTGGGGATGGGGGAGGACGTGCGGGGCTTCCATTCCCAACTGGCCTTTTTCATCAAGTCCTTCTTCTTCACCTTCATCGGGGCCATGTTGACACCGCCCTGGGGCTTCATCCTCTTCGGCGTGCTCCTGGGGTTCCTGCTCCTGCCCGCCCGTTATCCCGGCGCCTGGGTGTCCGGACGGGGCGGCAAGCTGGACGCGGGGGAAAGGCTGTTGGTCACCGCCTCCCTGCCCCGGGGGATGGCCGCCGGGGTCCTGGCCACCATGCCCGCCGCCGCCGGCATGGCGGGCACCGACGACCTGCCGGTCATCGTCTTCGCCTGCGTCTTCACGACCATCCTGATCTTCGCCGTGGGTTTTCCCCTGGCCCTCAAAAAAAGCGCCCAGGCCGCCGTGCCTGTCCCCGTTCCCGCCGATCGAACCCCGGACGACCCTGCCGCCTAAGGGACCGCCGTCCGGGGGGTGGGGCCCACCGTCCCCCGGCAGACCTGGTCCTTGCCTCCGGTCTTGGCCCGGTACA
This bacterium DNA region includes the following protein-coding sequences:
- a CDS encoding cation:proton antiporter, which gives rise to MNPVTLFLVSLAGIFLVGSVGEAVFKRTNIPDVVWLIVMGLFVGPVTHLVEARSLGRIAPYFAALTLIIVLFEGGSRLKIREVAQEAHRSLLLALLTFSASVLAVFLVALIPASAGLLPGWTWQHCLLLGTILGGSSSIVIMPTLQQAKIKPGVSNLLNLESAFTDVFCVVGTSALLDLFTSNGGSSPFGALTRSFGLGLFFGLGAGAVWLLALKPLRSINQPYAVTLSFLILLYVLVDRSGGSAALAILAYSVVVGNAGWISRKLKLTEPLGMGEDVRGFHSQLAFFIKSFFFTFIGAMLTPPWGFILFGVLLGFLLLPARYPGAWVSGRGGKLDAGERLLVTASLPRGMAAGVLATMPAAAGMAGTDDLPVIVFACVFTTILIFAVGFPLALKKSAQAAVPVPVPADRTPDDPAA